Proteins encoded by one window of Catharus ustulatus isolate bCatUst1 chromosome Z, bCatUst1.pri.v2, whole genome shotgun sequence:
- the VLDLR gene encoding very low-density lipoprotein receptor isoform X2: MSPAATSAPRLSARSACLPMHPVPGAAMRLHRQHGDPSAPADSRGVGRWALPRCWALLLLLALGCLRAAADGARTKCEESQFACGNGRCIPQIWKCDGDEDCSDGSDESACVKKTCAESDFVCLSGQCVPNRWQCDGDPDCEDGSDESSELCHARTCRVNEISCGPQSTQCIPVSWKCDGEKDCDSEEDEQNCGNVTCSPADFTCSSGQCISKSFVCNGQDDCSDGSDELECAPPTCGVHEFQCKSSACISLSWVCDDDADCPDHSDESLEQCGRQPAPSVKCSASEVQCGSGECIHKKWRCDGDPDCKDGSDEINCPSRTCRPDQFRCEDGNCIHGSRQCNGVRDCLDGTDEANCNNVIQCSGPGKFKCRSGECIDINKVCNQQRDCKDWSDEPLKECNVNECLVNNGGCSHICRDLIIGYECDCPAGFELLDRRTCGDIDECQNPGICSQICINLKGGYKCECSRGYQMDLATGVCKAVGKEPSLIFTNRRDIRKIGLERKEYIQLVEQLRNSIALDADIAEQKLYWADFGQKAIFSASIDTRDKVGTHIRILDNVHSPAGIAVDWVYKNIYWSDSTAKTISVASLDGTKRKVLFLSELREPASIAVDPISGFMYWSDWGEPAKIEKAGMNGFDRQQLVTTEIQWPNGIALDLVKSRLYWLDSKLHMLSSVDLNGQDRRIVLKSHMFLPHPLALTIFEDRVYWIDGENEAVYGANKFTGTDLVTLVNNLSDAQDIIVYHELVQPSGRNWCEENMANGGCSYLCLPAPQINEHSPKYTCACPAGYFLQEDGLRCTGFNTSSTTSEVTAAGRTSAAWIILPAVLLMMAAAAGYFMWRNWQHKNMKSMNFDNPVYLKTTEEDLTIDIGRHSGSVGHTYPAISVVSTDDDMA; this comes from the exons ATGTCTCCGGCTGCCACCTCTGCTCCTCGGCTCTCCGCCCGCAGCGCTTGCCTGCCCATGCACCCTGTCCCCGGTGCGGCGATGCGGCTGCACCGGCAGCACGGAGACCCGAGCGCCCCGGCCGACAGCCGCGGCGTGGGGCGGTGGGCGCTCCCGCGCTGCtgggcgctgctgctgctgctcgcCCTCGGCTGCCTGCGCGCCGCCGCCGACG GTGCAAGAACAAAATGTGAAGAATCCCAATTTGCATGTGGTAATGGGCGCTGTATTCCTCAAATCTGGAAATGTGATGGGGATGAAGACTGTTCAGATGGCAGTGATGAGAGTGCTTGTG TGAAGAAGACATGTGCCGAATCTGATTTTGTGTGCCTCAGTGGTCAGTGTGTGCCTAACAGATGGCAGTGTGATGGGGATCCGGACTGTGAGGATGGGTCTGATGAGAGTTCTGAACTGTGCC atGCAAGAACATGCCGGGTAAATGAAATCAGCTGTGGTCCTCAGTCAACTCAATGTATCCCAGTGTCCTGGAAATGTGATGGTGAAAAAGACTGTGACAGTGAAGAAGATGAACAGAATTGTG GTAATGTGACTTGTAGTCCAGCAGACTTCACATGCAGCAGTGGGCAATGTATTTCCAAGAGCTTTGTCTGCAATGGTCAAGATGACTGCAGTGATGGTAGTGATGAGCTAGAGTGTGCACCTCCTACCTGTGGAGTTCATGAGTTCCAGTGCAAGAGCTCGGCTTGCATCTCCCTCAGCTGGGTGTGTGATGATGATGCTGACTGCCCTGACCACTCTGATGAGTCTCTAGAGCAATGTGGCCGCCAGCCTGCACCTTCTGTGAagtgctctgccagtgaggtGCAGTGTGGCTCAGGTGAATGTATCCACAAAAAGTGGCGCTGTGATGGAGATCCCGACTGTAAGGATGGAAGTGATGAAATCAACTGCC CTTCTCGGACCTGCAGACCAGACCAGTTCAGATGTGAAGATGGGAACTGCATCCATGGGAGTAGGCAATGCAATGGTGTGAGAGATTGTCTGGATGGCACAGATGAAGCAAATTGTAACAATG TTATTCAGTGCTCTGGGCCTGGCAAATTCAAGTGCAGAAGTGGAGAATGCATAGATATCAATAAAGTATGTAACCAGCAGAGAGACTGCAAGGACTGGAGTGATGAGCCCCTCAAGGAGTGTA ATGTCAATGAATGTCTGGTGAACAATGGCGGATGCTCTCATATCTGCAGAGATCTCATTATTGGCTATGAATGTGATTGTCCAGCTGGGTTTGAGCTTCTGGACAGGAGAACGTGTGGAG ataTTGACGAATGTCAGAATCCTGGTATCTGTAGTCAGATCTGTATCAACCTGAAAGGGGGCTACAAATGTGAATGTAGCCGTGGCTATCAGATGGATCTTGCCACTGGGGTGTGCAAGGCTGTTG GGAAAGAACCAAGTCTAATTTTCACCAACCGTCGGGACATTAGGAAGATTGGCCTTGAGAGAAAAGAATACATTCAGCTTGTAGAGCAACTAAGAAACTCTATAGCTCTAGATGCTGATATTGCTGAGCAAAAGCTTTACTGGGCAGACTTCGGCCAAAAAGCAATCTTCAG TGCCTCTATTGATACCCGTGATAAAGTTGGAACACACATCAGAATCTTGGACAATgtacacagccctgcaggaattGCTGTTGACTGGGTTTATAAGAACATCTACTGGTCTGACTCCACTGCAAAGACCATTTCAGTGGCTAGCCTCGATGGCACAAAAAgaaaggttttgtttctctctgaaCTGAGAGAGCCAGCTTCTATTGCTGTAGATCCTATCTCTGG CTTTATGTACTGGTCAGACTGGGGTGAGCCAGCAAAAATTGAGAAAGCAGGAATGAATGGATTTGACAGACAACAGCTTGTGACAACAGAAATCCAATGGCCTAATGGAATTGCTCTAG ATCTTGTAAAAAGCCGCCTGTACTGGCTTGATTCTAAACTACACATGCTGTCAAGTGTGGACTTGAATGGCCAGGATCGTAGAATTGTACTGAAGTCACATATGttccttcctcatcctcttgCTCTAACCATTTTTGAG GACCGTGTGTACTGGATTGATGGAGAGAATGAGGCAGTCTATGGTGCCAACAAATTTACTGGAACAGACTTGGTTACCCTAGTGAACAACCTCAGTGATGCACAGGACATCATTGTGTATCATGAACTTGTTCAGCCTTCAG GTAGGAACTGGTGTGAAGAGAACATGGCAAATGGAGGCTGTAGCTAcctgtgcctgcctgctcctcagATAAATGAACATTCTCCAAAGTACACCTGTGCATGTCCTGCTGGGTACTTCTTGCAGGAGGATGGTCTGAGATGTACAG GATTCAACACTAGTAGTACAACCTCTGAAGTAACTGCAGCTGGAAGAACATCAGCAGCTTGGATCATTCTTCCTGCTG TATTGCTGAtgatggctgcagcagctggctaCTTCATGTGGCGTAACTGGCAGCATAAGAACATGAAAAGCATGAATTTTGATAATCCAGTCTACCTAAAAACTACAGAAGAGGACCTCACAATTGATATTGGAAGACACAGTGGTTCAGTAGGACACACCTACCCTGCA ATATCTGTAGTCAGCACAGATGATGATATGGCATGA
- the VLDLR gene encoding very low-density lipoprotein receptor isoform X1, with amino-acid sequence MSPAATSAPRLSARSACLPMHPVPGAAMRLHRQHGDPSAPADSRGVGRWALPRCWALLLLLALGCLRAAADGARTKCEESQFACGNGRCIPQIWKCDGDEDCSDGSDESACVKKTCAESDFVCLSGQCVPNRWQCDGDPDCEDGSDESSELCHARTCRVNEISCGPQSTQCIPVSWKCDGEKDCDSEEDEQNCGNVTCSPADFTCSSGQCISKSFVCNGQDDCSDGSDELECAPPTCGVHEFQCKSSACISLSWVCDDDADCPDHSDESLEQCGRQPAPSVKCSASEVQCGSGECIHKKWRCDGDPDCKDGSDEINCPSRTCRPDQFRCEDGNCIHGSRQCNGVRDCLDGTDEANCNNVIQCSGPGKFKCRSGECIDINKVCNQQRDCKDWSDEPLKECNVNECLVNNGGCSHICRDLIIGYECDCPAGFELLDRRTCGDIDECQNPGICSQICINLKGGYKCECSRGYQMDLATGVCKAVGKEPSLIFTNRRDIRKIGLERKEYIQLVEQLRNSIALDADIAEQKLYWADFGQKAIFSASIDTRDKVGTHIRILDNVHSPAGIAVDWVYKNIYWSDSTAKTISVASLDGTKRKVLFLSELREPASIAVDPISGFMYWSDWGEPAKIEKAGMNGFDRQQLVTTEIQWPNGIALDLVKSRLYWLDSKLHMLSSVDLNGQDRRIVLKSHMFLPHPLALTIFEDRVYWIDGENEAVYGANKFTGTDLVTLVNNLSDAQDIIVYHELVQPSGRNWCEENMANGGCSYLCLPAPQINEHSPKYTCACPAGYFLQEDGLRCTVSGTGTTVAYTEAKDTSTTEKSPTVGLVPGGFNTSSTTSEVTAAGRTSAAWIILPAVLLMMAAAAGYFMWRNWQHKNMKSMNFDNPVYLKTTEEDLTIDIGRHSGSVGHTYPAISVVSTDDDMA; translated from the exons ATGTCTCCGGCTGCCACCTCTGCTCCTCGGCTCTCCGCCCGCAGCGCTTGCCTGCCCATGCACCCTGTCCCCGGTGCGGCGATGCGGCTGCACCGGCAGCACGGAGACCCGAGCGCCCCGGCCGACAGCCGCGGCGTGGGGCGGTGGGCGCTCCCGCGCTGCtgggcgctgctgctgctgctcgcCCTCGGCTGCCTGCGCGCCGCCGCCGACG GTGCAAGAACAAAATGTGAAGAATCCCAATTTGCATGTGGTAATGGGCGCTGTATTCCTCAAATCTGGAAATGTGATGGGGATGAAGACTGTTCAGATGGCAGTGATGAGAGTGCTTGTG TGAAGAAGACATGTGCCGAATCTGATTTTGTGTGCCTCAGTGGTCAGTGTGTGCCTAACAGATGGCAGTGTGATGGGGATCCGGACTGTGAGGATGGGTCTGATGAGAGTTCTGAACTGTGCC atGCAAGAACATGCCGGGTAAATGAAATCAGCTGTGGTCCTCAGTCAACTCAATGTATCCCAGTGTCCTGGAAATGTGATGGTGAAAAAGACTGTGACAGTGAAGAAGATGAACAGAATTGTG GTAATGTGACTTGTAGTCCAGCAGACTTCACATGCAGCAGTGGGCAATGTATTTCCAAGAGCTTTGTCTGCAATGGTCAAGATGACTGCAGTGATGGTAGTGATGAGCTAGAGTGTGCACCTCCTACCTGTGGAGTTCATGAGTTCCAGTGCAAGAGCTCGGCTTGCATCTCCCTCAGCTGGGTGTGTGATGATGATGCTGACTGCCCTGACCACTCTGATGAGTCTCTAGAGCAATGTGGCCGCCAGCCTGCACCTTCTGTGAagtgctctgccagtgaggtGCAGTGTGGCTCAGGTGAATGTATCCACAAAAAGTGGCGCTGTGATGGAGATCCCGACTGTAAGGATGGAAGTGATGAAATCAACTGCC CTTCTCGGACCTGCAGACCAGACCAGTTCAGATGTGAAGATGGGAACTGCATCCATGGGAGTAGGCAATGCAATGGTGTGAGAGATTGTCTGGATGGCACAGATGAAGCAAATTGTAACAATG TTATTCAGTGCTCTGGGCCTGGCAAATTCAAGTGCAGAAGTGGAGAATGCATAGATATCAATAAAGTATGTAACCAGCAGAGAGACTGCAAGGACTGGAGTGATGAGCCCCTCAAGGAGTGTA ATGTCAATGAATGTCTGGTGAACAATGGCGGATGCTCTCATATCTGCAGAGATCTCATTATTGGCTATGAATGTGATTGTCCAGCTGGGTTTGAGCTTCTGGACAGGAGAACGTGTGGAG ataTTGACGAATGTCAGAATCCTGGTATCTGTAGTCAGATCTGTATCAACCTGAAAGGGGGCTACAAATGTGAATGTAGCCGTGGCTATCAGATGGATCTTGCCACTGGGGTGTGCAAGGCTGTTG GGAAAGAACCAAGTCTAATTTTCACCAACCGTCGGGACATTAGGAAGATTGGCCTTGAGAGAAAAGAATACATTCAGCTTGTAGAGCAACTAAGAAACTCTATAGCTCTAGATGCTGATATTGCTGAGCAAAAGCTTTACTGGGCAGACTTCGGCCAAAAAGCAATCTTCAG TGCCTCTATTGATACCCGTGATAAAGTTGGAACACACATCAGAATCTTGGACAATgtacacagccctgcaggaattGCTGTTGACTGGGTTTATAAGAACATCTACTGGTCTGACTCCACTGCAAAGACCATTTCAGTGGCTAGCCTCGATGGCACAAAAAgaaaggttttgtttctctctgaaCTGAGAGAGCCAGCTTCTATTGCTGTAGATCCTATCTCTGG CTTTATGTACTGGTCAGACTGGGGTGAGCCAGCAAAAATTGAGAAAGCAGGAATGAATGGATTTGACAGACAACAGCTTGTGACAACAGAAATCCAATGGCCTAATGGAATTGCTCTAG ATCTTGTAAAAAGCCGCCTGTACTGGCTTGATTCTAAACTACACATGCTGTCAAGTGTGGACTTGAATGGCCAGGATCGTAGAATTGTACTGAAGTCACATATGttccttcctcatcctcttgCTCTAACCATTTTTGAG GACCGTGTGTACTGGATTGATGGAGAGAATGAGGCAGTCTATGGTGCCAACAAATTTACTGGAACAGACTTGGTTACCCTAGTGAACAACCTCAGTGATGCACAGGACATCATTGTGTATCATGAACTTGTTCAGCCTTCAG GTAGGAACTGGTGTGAAGAGAACATGGCAAATGGAGGCTGTAGCTAcctgtgcctgcctgctcctcagATAAATGAACATTCTCCAAAGTACACCTGTGCATGTCCTGCTGGGTACTTCTTGCAGGAGGATGGTCTGAGATGTACAG TTTCAGGTACTGGAACAACTGTGGCTTACACTGAGGCTAAAGATACCAGCACAACAGAAAAATCTCCAACTGTTGGACTAGTTCCTGGAG GATTCAACACTAGTAGTACAACCTCTGAAGTAACTGCAGCTGGAAGAACATCAGCAGCTTGGATCATTCTTCCTGCTG TATTGCTGAtgatggctgcagcagctggctaCTTCATGTGGCGTAACTGGCAGCATAAGAACATGAAAAGCATGAATTTTGATAATCCAGTCTACCTAAAAACTACAGAAGAGGACCTCACAATTGATATTGGAAGACACAGTGGTTCAGTAGGACACACCTACCCTGCA ATATCTGTAGTCAGCACAGATGATGATATGGCATGA